The Methanocorpusculum vombati genomic interval TTCCGTCGGAAAAACTCCCCGTGCCGTTACTTACGATGAAATCTTTGTAAAGACATCGGTATTGATGCTGCCGAACTTTCCGTCCCGCGTCACATAGTACCGGAGCCAGCCGGGATCGCTGCCGGTCGCAGCGGCGTCAATCCAGTAGCTTAGCCGGATCGTCTTCTTTTCGTACCCCGGAAGACTTTCGTAGCTGTCGCCGTCGTGCGTCATGATGATGTCAAAGTCCCCGGCAAGAACACTGTCCTCGGATATCTTCCTGCCGTAGTAACTTATCTTATTCCATGCATCCCCGCGATAGTACCAGGTGTACGGCCATCCCTGATCGGATGCGATCGCCACCTTGTCTGCGGCGTCGATTGCGGCCATCATCTCCACAAGGTCTTCCGAGTTCTGTACCTGTACAATCGGTTCTGCAATATCTGCGGGAGTAAACGCCACGTGGAATGTGACCACCAGCAGGAAGGCACATGCAAGAACCATCAGCGGTTTTGTGTACTTTCCGGCAAAGGAGAGTGCATACGCCGCAACGAAGATCATCGGCACCAGCTGGTGCAGTGACAGCCACGGAACCTTTTCACCGATGTAGGCATAGGTGAGGCATGCTATAATCGTCCAGTAGATCGCAAACCGGATGAACTCCTCCTGACGGTTCATTACCGCGGGAGGTTCCGGACGGCGGAAGAGTTCTGTAAAGGAGAACCTCTTTTTTGCCGGAACCGGCGCCGGAGGCGCGGGTCCGGACTCCGTCTCTTCGGCACGCTCAAAGAGTTCCGCATCAGTGGTTTCAGCCGGGGTTTCGTCTGCCGTAACCGGTTTTTCCCCACGCGGACGGCGCAGATATAGTATCACGCCCGCGATTGCAAAGAGAAGAATCGGCAGTTCATACAGTACAAAGAGCAGCAGGTAGTAATACGGCGGGCCGCCAATGCGCTG includes:
- a CDS encoding flippase activity-associated protein Agl23; the protein is MPAPTFLSHIQNRVRVEHVFLAILIVALILRFAFLDLKLFHHDEAIHAWFSYQLLTQGTYVYDPVYHGPFLYYVTAGMFALFGDSDLVGRILPCIFGTALIPLVYCLYRMQYLSGKTAVIAGIFVAIAPEMIYFSRFLRNDVFVVFFSLLIVVAFLAWIQKGKWYYLLIAGIAAALGMCSKENMPLILVTFGLFFLYLVWSRKITLPVHWLRDAVLAFLVFAGIGCLFYSSFGAHPEVILTAGPSAIEHWLNMHNQQRIGGPPYYYLLLFVLYELPILLFAIAGVILYLRRPRGEKPVTADETPAETTDAELFERAEETESGPAPPAPVPAKKRFSFTELFRRPEPPAVMNRQEEFIRFAIYWTIIACLTYAYIGEKVPWLSLHQLVPMIFVAAYALSFAGKYTKPLMVLACAFLLVVTFHVAFTPADIAEPIVQVQNSEDLVEMMAAIDAADKVAIASDQGWPYTWYYRGDAWNKISYYGRKISEDSVLAGDFDIIMTHDGDSYESLPGYEKKTIRLSYWIDAAATGSDPGWLRYYVTRDGKFGSINTDVFTKISS